A single window of Nicotiana tomentosiformis chromosome 1, ASM39032v3, whole genome shotgun sequence DNA harbors:
- the LOC138891551 gene encoding uncharacterized protein: MFDGTGDPKVHLRTYCDKLVGVGKDERICMKLFMRSLTGDALSWYINQNRKKWVNWVSMASDFMDRFRFNTENAPDVFYIQNLKKKPTKIFCEYATRWRSEAAKRLNAAGYITPIPVVAMENSSQWINRNKTCAYHPGMKGHTIDECRTLKDKIQTLIDTKVIQEKEAALNVRNNPLPDHKGGGVNVIETDEEWDSEGSIGLIREGDNPETSPVTLTPNMVQIQALTEVEIAAPTPFEVELTTPFTVMVAPMPSYKPNAIPWDYVAEARRKGKEKMEETGAAQRMTRTSRIYTPKHLGGTSKEAASKSPVIETVPDDLWRKVQAREYSMVDHLNKTPTQISILSLLQNSEAHRNALMKLLNEAYVPNNITSGEMANMLGQVLEGHKITFHEDRALHITVQFEDKFIARVLIDGGSNLNNCPLTTLKRLGKGMHEI, encoded by the exons ATGTTCGACgggactggtgatccgaaggtgcacctgagaacgtattgtgacaagcttgtaggagttggcaaggatgaaagaatctgcatgaagctgttcatgaggagcctcactggAGATGCTCTTTCTTGGTATATCAATCAAAACcgaaagaagtgggttaattgggtgagcatggcatcagatttcatggatcgattcaggtttaacacagaaaatgcaccagatgttttctacattcagaatctcaagaagaagccaacgaaAATTTtttgcgagtatgctactcggtggaggtctgaagctgcaaaa AGACTGAATGCtgccggttatatcactcccattcccgttgttgctatggaaaactcctCCCAGTGGATTAACcgaaataagacatgtgcctatcacccaggcatgaaaggtcatactattgatgagtgtcgtactttgaaggataagattcagacattaattgacaccaaagttatACAGGAAAAGGAGGCTGCACtcaatgtccgtaacaatccgCTCCCGGATCACAAGGGTGGAggggtaaacgtgatagagaccgatgaagaatgggactcagaggggtcaattggactcattcgagaaggggataatcctgaaacatctccagtcactctcacacctaacATGGTACAAATTCAAGCACTAACTGAAGTTGAGAtagctgcaccaactccgtttgaggttgaatTAACAAcgcccttcactgtgatggtagcacctaTGCCATCTTATAAGcctaatgctataccatgggattatgttgcagaagcaagaaggaaaggaaaggaaaaaatgGAAGAAACGGGTGCAGCACAACGTATGACCAGAACTAGTAGGATTTATACACCCAAGCATTTgggaggaacgagcaaagaaGCGGCATCTAAATCGCCTGTCATTGAGACTGTCCCAGAcgacctttggagaaaggtacAGGCAAGAGAATATTCTATGgtcgatcatctgaacaaaacccctactcaaatatccattttatcactgctgcaaaactccgaggcacataggaatgccctgatgaagctgttgaatgaagcctatgtacccaacaacatcacCAGCGGAGAAATGGCTAACATGTTAGGGCAAGTGTTGGAAGgtcacaagatcacttttcatgaagacagggcactgcatattacagtgcagtttgaggacaagttcattgccagagtcctgatagatgggggttcgaatCTCAATAattgtccactaactactctgaaaagattgggtaaaggcatGCACGAGATatga